GGCGCCGCGCAGAGATCGTAGTAACCACCGTTCAGTCGTTGCTTTTCAACAACAAATATCGACGACTCTTCTCGCCGACCGATTTTGATCTCGTCATCTCGGACGAAGCGCACCGCTCCATCGGGGGCAATGCCAGAGCCGTCTTCGACTACTTCGTCGGCTACAAGCTCGGCCTGACGGCCACGCCAAAGGATTATCTCCGAAGAATCGAAACCAGCGAGAGCATTGTTCGAGACCCCCGAGAAGTCGAAAGGCGACTCCTGCTCGATACCTACAAGACGTTCGGATGCGAGAGCGGACAGCCCACTTTTCGATACTCGCTTCTGGACGGCGTCAAGGACGGCTACCTGATCAACCCGACCGTTGTCGACGCGCGCACCGAAATCACAACCGCGCTCCTGTCTGAAGAAGGCTTCATCGTCCCTGTCTCGGACGACACTGGAGACAATCCTGAAGAATCGTACAAACAGCGAGAGTTCGAAAAACGGTTCTTCTCCGACGCCACCAATCAACTCTTTTGTAAAATGTTCTTAGAGCACGCGCTAAAAGACCCCGTCAGCGGAGAGATCGGCAAGTCGATTATCTTCGCCGTTAGCCAGCTCCATGCCGGCAAACTGGCTCAAATCTTAAACGAAATGGCGCACAAGATGTTCCCCGGCAAATATCAATCCGACTTTGCCGTCCAGGTAACGTCCTCGGTCGCCGACGCCCAGCAATTTGCCGTCAACTTTGCCAACAACAATCTGAGCGGCTCCGCCAACTTCATTCCATCCTATCGAACCAGCAAAGCGCGCGTTTGCGTTACGGTCGGCATGATGACGACCGGATACGACTGCACCGACATCCTCAATCTCGGTCTGTTTCGCCCCATCTTCTCGCCGACGGACTTCATACAGATCAAAGGCCGAGGCACTCGCAGACACCGCTTCACCGATCAACTCTTCGACGAAAGCCTGAAAGCAGACGTCTCGCAGCCCGAAAAAACCGCCTTCAAACTGTTCGACTTCTTCGCCAGCTGCGAGTACTTCGAAACCGAGTTCAACTACGACGAAGTCATCGCGCTCCCAAGCCGATCGATAGCGAAAAAGCCCAACAATAGCCCGCCGATCGTGGTCGATGGAACCTACGAGCACCTCGGCGCCGACATCATGAAGTCCATCAAAGAACAAACCATCGGCTACGAAGGCATGAAGATCGACCGCATGTTCTTTGAAAAGTTCGAGGACGCGGTGAAAGAAAACCCCGAGATCGTCCAAGCGGTCGAAGCAGGGCAGTGGGACCGCGTCGTCGATTACGTCAATCGCGAACTCTTCGACAAACCCGAGGACTACTACACCCTCGACAAACTGCGCAAGGCCGCCGCCGTCGACCGGCGCATTACCCTTCGCGAAATCCTCGAAAAAATCTTTGGCCTCATCCCCCGCTTCAAATCTAAGGACGAACTCCTCGAAGAAGAGTTCGCCAAGTTCGTGGCCGAAAATCTGCCCGAACCGCCCTCGGCCATCCCCGCCATCAAGCA
Above is a window of Armatimonadota bacterium DNA encoding:
- a CDS encoding DEAD/DEAH box helicase family protein, yielding MPVATNEAKARIRINKLLEEAGWRFFDDNGEQANVCLELNVRLKPSDLDALGDDFKSGKADFLLLDSKGFPLIVLEAKSENKDPLSGKEQARKYARSLNCRFVILSNGNLHYFWDLDRGNPHIITAYPSPDSVTSYQKIAPNPNALVQKEVREDYTVLTQKPNYQAEAGWKNEAERPEYIKTNKLRFLRPYQLQAIRQLQAAVKEGKDRFLFEMATGTGKTLTAAAVVKLFLSTGNARRVLFLVDRLELEDQAKKAFTELLSADFQTVIYKENRDDWRRAEIVVTTVQSLLFNNKYRRLFSPTDFDLVISDEAHRSIGGNARAVFDYFVGYKLGLTATPKDYLRRIETSESIVRDPREVERRLLLDTYKTFGCESGQPTFRYSLLDGVKDGYLINPTVVDARTEITTALLSEEGFIVPVSDDTGDNPEESYKQREFEKRFFSDATNQLFCKMFLEHALKDPVSGEIGKSIIFAVSQLHAGKLAQILNEMAHKMFPGKYQSDFAVQVTSSVADAQQFAVNFANNNLSGSANFIPSYRTSKARVCVTVGMMTTGYDCTDILNLGLFRPIFSPTDFIQIKGRGTRRHRFTDQLFDESLKADVSQPEKTAFKLFDFFASCEYFETEFNYDEVIALPSRSIAKKPNNSPPIVVDGTYEHLGADIMKSIKEQTIGYEGMKIDRMFFEKFEDAVKENPEIVQAVEAGQWDRVVDYVNRELFDKPEDYYTLDKLRKAAAVDRRITLREILEKIFGLIPRFKSKDELLEEEFAKFVAENLPEPPSAIPAIKHYFKAYATSGRVRDSIDQGHFTDLATNPEFSTKDLKAVPEKFRKIVPEYIKDYVSLNQFAP